GCTATTAATCCATGGGATATTGACATTGTCAATGTCACTGACATGTTCCTTGAGCGTGTAGAGGTTATGGAGATGCTTGATCTACGCATCTCCGGCAGAACTCTTCTGTATGCAGCAATTCTACTGCGCATGAAATCAACGGGAATTGTTCAGGAAGAAGAGGAAGAAGACTGCTTTGACATGTTTGACGCTGAGCTGGATTTCTATGAAGTTGATGAATATCCTGTTCCAACGCTCCCAATAAGGCGCAGAGCCACCCGTCCTGTGACACTCCAGGAGCTTATCGTTGAGTTGCGTAAGGCTGAGAAGGTGGAAACTCGCAGGAAAGACCGCAGTGTCCACCGCAGACTTGAGGAAAGGGCAGCAGTAACCACAGACGAAGTTCTTGGAATTGCACACGAAGAGGACATTCTTGGTCGTGTAAGGGACATGGGTGCAATGCTGGAAAGGTCCTTTGAAGACTCTGAATTTGTAATCCTTTCCGATCTTATGACCGATGACAGGTCTGAAAATATCATGACAT
The sequence above is a segment of the uncultured Methanolobus sp. genome. Coding sequences within it:
- a CDS encoding ScpA family protein; its protein translation is MNEIAEDMEMVQAVDIAQIADVSLPCTIDPEFVETLRGLGVDEALLEFPEDVLSEPVEILMNLAKDGAINPWDIDIVNVTDMFLERVEVMEMLDLRISGRTLLYAAILLRMKSTGIVQEEEEEDCFDMFDAELDFYEVDEYPVPTLPIRRRATRPVTLQELIVELRKAEKVETRRKDRSVHRRLEERAAVTTDEVLGIAHEEDILGRVRDMGAMLERSFEDSEFVILSDLMTDDRSENIMTYVSLLFLATEKKVWLAQKELFGELYVYPCNEACDIVNVTEAA